In Flavobacterium cerinum, one genomic interval encodes:
- a CDS encoding TcdA/TcdB catalytic glycosyltransferase domain-containing protein, which produces MPPPPIVTWEVLQNQILATATTEVIRKLLKKLCDNNILFLMLKESLKTYHNKTEYEKLEEEGFRILTELYKYVSDISGWEFEGLPLEAMFDSDEDSNTFRGVFEELISVIKSNILAIGIKNSELDDSFHFVNIASDFSVFELGNLEAWIIALNRKESPPAINFWIDKDNLLINELYAEISKIAARRAMNTWRATYPERAPVLQRIRDERGRYELAKDRYQNNPSQELLQYVRIVLRNLRQLEEGAYQFLDEFKEMTAAEGIMIQNEVYDFIRTQPREEWNNLRLRFMQEHLQVPEENILMYTQKLEKEKRLIDKVQDELSPKYPNLIFHDIEEAFDIEPALTRFYNRELLLRMDPRRAYNCFILMILKLKGGNVMGTKIVPPLDRSIQNIIDGHTIRTVELPNGQSQIQILYEDKNAIESSIKERIIKRKILKIRPDEEIDICYNAALPVDRQIIDAIWQAIEILPADILFRSMEPNYSFKNLVKSTDEDYFNWELPPDFSIVSANNDSPGLQAMIEHMVEFNGHIEENLSSLATIRTRLGLRDLIEIRFGTTSYENLNVENRDFKSDTIIEVCFNRMDRFLKVNDFMTNMICGGTAINRIQDILIEKRYNETFSFWLMKIRVGEDSQAFKSYFVNDGSLIPAKELHNLFIPQFKVWIDTENLFMGRIEKVLRFRDFFDRKAMQFYELGEAHSAESIQFLPQDLLLSSYEYPEGLCLSLSLLQGMADDYLDGATIFASDISAISALQVDQFRNQLSQSDAQSYTEYSRQLRELNKVANKNFFNESTSVFQNTGSATLATLETVLSSLTFEREVRYLLTTPNHGMTLSRKGDLYTFYDSNIGYVRFDSQEKVGAFIRAHLDLKHGLGTHYGLTDATTVNISGYTNSDLWAFENVSYFRSILSQGGAELTVDRLSSLDRENGMLSIGTARFKRTELVAMGGKYKGFAMDENTPFATADFWDQVTFDSQKLLRFIYDHEADTATINRLEALKQIGKLQTDGGIVSLADLTGGKATNHIDPLHYTILESSRQIADLYDRFSIKLKNTVDQLGLNLEEYRFKTGEVEKLTDHQYKMVLVHKETGQEVPLTLDGKEFENVVSEHIATLGESSESALALGGAGLGLMGLIRGATALRSGHGSGYDIASVVLGGKQLADAILGTVAMAVIGDTLTASGTVFSFSIEGTLANLCEQTAVRIGGTIGKLLTSVSMFLKLPLIGLNVWGLYEDVTYLNSADSGPARAVAISQLVTDSIVTALTLASFAVPEVAIPALIVGAVGMGFTAIVQNLANAHDRYYKLTEWQDRLREIASSYSPVPNTRNRNLADLSKNQLCGDVRLVLSDDRKNPHQLTYTKSCDTAIRYGHHPEKSPQEVRNAIGYGYSYTSPIGPFAREEFFDPIRSPFNIGWGLIDRVILGYGSRYQLMTQVEYISDWLLYDSRNGRASGGYWETFYTRANYNSIQQDGASCTVIGNSLDNTFITPDIVNWSDAKEASYIIEQHANYQFNITTGVGNNVVVLGQTGRYLLDGGSGNNTLDLSQVQLNLNVDLDITGYQSVYMGNDRYSNCIKVAVSNFNIVRCSLSNFELHREVVVKGQSNKPNVFVLGRMSRVSVYGRGGGNTYILNKISNRSAEFRQIINLYIQAPVSGNTDVSVERVYFEEYKLSDLNNVTFSLTGGVNPVLTLEGLALQLIHIGGCKVHDNAVSNVQFSTLDGFSFYYDHKLKKGVVTQVDYEKWKEYNQDQEGINSGHWYRTRYFNFDLFETLYKNKFVVADQVVCINNMGTMYLKLSTKKAILLVNLKTKVTTIPGEFKDFAWTIALNHSAGTILIPSYMCNLQKPLIVFETHSLSGNKSTIDFSDFESTYIFSARRERNSLLIRILNRSNSNKTVTLLFKDVYNQDINQTIANKKIVLKRSDIDLVKLSNLQKICKKVTNENFIFWL; this is translated from the coding sequence ATGCCACCACCACCTATTGTTACCTGGGAAGTACTTCAGAATCAGATTTTAGCTACGGCAACCACTGAAGTAATAAGAAAGCTACTTAAAAAATTGTGTGATAACAATATACTGTTTTTAATGTTGAAGGAGTCTCTTAAAACCTATCATAATAAGACGGAGTATGAAAAACTGGAAGAAGAAGGATTCCGAATTCTGACAGAGTTATATAAGTATGTTAGTGACATATCCGGCTGGGAATTTGAAGGACTTCCCCTAGAGGCAATGTTTGATTCTGATGAGGACAGTAATACTTTTCGAGGTGTTTTTGAGGAATTAATTTCCGTTATAAAAAGTAATATTCTTGCTATCGGAATAAAAAATTCTGAATTGGATGATAGCTTTCATTTTGTCAACATTGCATCCGATTTTTCAGTATTCGAACTCGGTAATTTAGAAGCCTGGATAATTGCACTGAACAGAAAAGAAAGCCCTCCGGCAATTAATTTCTGGATTGATAAGGATAATCTTCTTATCAATGAATTATATGCCGAAATCAGTAAAATCGCTGCCCGTCGTGCAATGAATACATGGAGAGCTACTTATCCGGAAAGAGCACCTGTTTTGCAAAGAATAAGGGATGAAAGAGGGCGATATGAATTAGCTAAGGATCGGTATCAAAATAATCCGTCACAGGAATTATTACAATATGTAAGAATAGTACTTCGGAATTTGAGACAATTAGAAGAAGGGGCATACCAATTTTTAGATGAGTTTAAGGAAATGACGGCAGCAGAAGGGATTATGATTCAGAATGAAGTCTACGATTTTATAAGAACACAGCCTCGTGAAGAATGGAATAACCTTCGTTTACGTTTTATGCAGGAACATTTACAGGTACCGGAAGAAAACATATTGATGTATACTCAAAAATTAGAAAAAGAAAAACGATTAATAGACAAAGTACAGGATGAACTTTCTCCAAAATATCCAAATTTGATTTTTCATGATATTGAGGAAGCTTTTGATATAGAACCAGCTTTGACACGTTTTTATAATCGGGAGTTATTATTGCGTATGGATCCGAGAAGGGCATACAATTGCTTTATTTTAATGATATTAAAACTTAAGGGCGGCAATGTAATGGGAACCAAAATTGTACCGCCATTGGACAGAAGCATCCAGAATATCATAGACGGACATACGATCAGAACAGTAGAATTACCGAATGGACAATCTCAAATTCAAATTCTTTATGAAGATAAAAACGCTATAGAATCTTCTATCAAAGAGCGCATAATAAAACGAAAGATTCTAAAAATAAGACCGGATGAAGAAATAGATATTTGTTATAATGCTGCGCTACCGGTAGATCGACAAATAATTGACGCTATATGGCAAGCAATTGAAATTTTGCCGGCTGATATTTTGTTCCGGTCAATGGAACCGAATTATTCGTTTAAAAATCTTGTAAAATCTACAGATGAAGATTATTTTAATTGGGAATTACCTCCTGATTTTAGTATAGTTAGTGCGAATAACGATTCACCCGGATTGCAGGCAATGATTGAGCATATGGTGGAATTTAATGGACATATTGAGGAAAATTTATCTTCTTTGGCCACAATTAGGACACGATTGGGACTTAGGGATTTAATAGAGATACGATTTGGGACTACTTCGTATGAAAATTTAAATGTGGAAAATCGGGATTTTAAATCGGATACTATTATAGAAGTATGTTTCAATAGAATGGATCGCTTTTTAAAGGTAAATGACTTTATGACAAATATGATTTGTGGTGGTACGGCTATAAATCGTATACAGGATATTTTGATTGAAAAACGGTATAATGAAACTTTTTCTTTTTGGTTAATGAAAATTAGAGTAGGGGAAGATTCTCAAGCGTTTAAGTCTTATTTTGTTAATGATGGTTCCTTGATTCCGGCAAAGGAACTCCATAATTTATTTATTCCTCAGTTCAAAGTATGGATCGATACGGAAAATTTGTTTATGGGGCGTATTGAAAAAGTTTTACGCTTCCGTGATTTTTTTGACAGAAAGGCGATGCAGTTTTATGAATTGGGAGAAGCGCATTCCGCGGAATCGATTCAGTTTTTACCACAGGATTTATTGTTGTCTTCCTATGAATATCCGGAAGGATTGTGTTTGAGCTTGTCGTTACTTCAGGGAATGGCTGATGATTATCTGGATGGCGCTACTATTTTTGCCTCGGATATTTCGGCAATATCAGCACTTCAGGTTGATCAGTTCCGCAATCAGTTGTCACAATCAGATGCTCAATCGTATACAGAATATTCCCGACAACTACGGGAATTGAATAAAGTGGCCAATAAAAATTTTTTTAATGAAAGCACCTCTGTGTTTCAAAATACCGGAAGTGCCACTTTAGCTACTCTTGAAACCGTGTTAAGCAGCCTTACCTTTGAAAGGGAAGTTCGTTATTTACTGACCACGCCCAATCATGGGATGACCTTAAGTCGTAAAGGTGATTTGTATACATTTTATGATTCCAATATCGGATATGTTCGTTTTGATAGCCAAGAGAAAGTGGGTGCCTTTATCCGGGCTCATCTGGATCTAAAGCATGGATTGGGTACCCATTACGGATTAACGGATGCGACTACGGTGAATATCTCCGGCTATACAAACTCCGATTTATGGGCATTTGAAAACGTAAGCTATTTTAGGAGTATCCTTTCACAAGGAGGAGCCGAACTAACGGTAGACCGACTTAGTTCATTAGATCGGGAAAACGGTATGCTCAGTATCGGTACAGCCCGTTTTAAGCGTACCGAATTGGTGGCTATGGGAGGTAAATATAAAGGCTTTGCGATGGATGAGAACACACCGTTTGCCACCGCCGACTTTTGGGATCAAGTGACTTTTGATAGTCAGAAACTCCTTCGTTTTATCTACGACCATGAAGCGGATACTGCAACAATTAACCGACTGGAGGCGTTAAAACAGATCGGAAAACTGCAAACCGACGGTGGTATTGTATCGCTCGCGGATCTTACAGGCGGAAAAGCCACCAACCATATTGATCCGCTGCATTATACGATCTTAGAATCATCCAGGCAGATTGCGGATCTGTATGATCGCTTTTCAATCAAGTTAAAGAACACGGTAGATCAATTAGGTCTAAATTTGGAGGAATACCGATTTAAAACCGGAGAAGTTGAAAAGCTAACGGATCATCAGTATAAAATGGTTTTGGTTCATAAAGAAACCGGCCAAGAAGTTCCGCTTACTCTGGATGGCAAAGAATTTGAAAATGTCGTGAGTGAGCATATTGCTACTTTGGGCGAAAGCAGTGAATCGGCTCTTGCATTGGGCGGAGCAGGTCTTGGCCTTATGGGTTTAATTCGTGGTGCTACGGCACTTCGTAGCGGTCATGGCAGCGGATATGATATTGCATCGGTTGTTTTGGGCGGTAAACAATTAGCCGATGCGATACTGGGAACTGTCGCCATGGCGGTTATCGGTGATACACTAACGGCATCCGGCACGGTCTTTTCATTTTCGATAGAAGGTACTTTAGCCAATTTGTGTGAACAGACGGCCGTGCGAATAGGCGGAACTATCGGAAAACTGCTGACTTCGGTGAGTATGTTTTTAAAATTACCGTTAATCGGATTAAATGTCTGGGGATTATATGAAGATGTGACGTATTTGAATAGTGCCGATTCGGGTCCTGCCCGTGCAGTAGCGATTAGTCAGCTGGTTACCGATTCTATTGTAACGGCGCTAACCCTGGCTTCATTCGCGGTTCCGGAAGTAGCCATTCCGGCTCTTATTGTTGGAGCAGTAGGAATGGGTTTTACAGCGATTGTTCAGAATCTGGCCAATGCTCATGATCGGTATTATAAACTAACCGAATGGCAGGATCGATTGCGGGAGATTGCCAGCAGTTATAGTCCGGTGCCTAACACTCGAAATCGCAATTTGGCGGATCTGTCTAAAAACCAACTTTGTGGTGATGTCCGTTTGGTATTGAGCGATGATAGAAAAAATCCGCATCAGTTAACCTATACCAAATCCTGCGATACAGCGATCCGTTATGGTCATCATCCGGAGAAGAGCCCGCAAGAAGTGAGAAATGCTATTGGTTACGGTTATAGCTATACGAGTCCGATCGGACCTTTTGCCAGAGAAGAATTTTTTGATCCGATTCGATCACCGTTTAATATCGGATGGGGATTGATTGACAGGGTTATACTGGGCTACGGTAGTCGTTATCAACTCATGACTCAGGTGGAATATATTTCCGACTGGTTGCTTTATGATTCCCGAAACGGCAGAGCCAGCGGTGGTTATTGGGAAACCTTCTATACCCGGGCGAATTATAATTCTATCCAACAGGACGGAGCAAGCTGTACCGTTATCGGGAACAGTTTGGATAACACTTTTATTACCCCGGATATTGTGAACTGGTCGGATGCCAAGGAAGCTTCATATATTATAGAACAACATGCAAATTATCAGTTTAACATTACTACCGGAGTGGGTAATAATGTGGTGGTGTTAGGACAAACAGGGCGATATCTCCTTGATGGCGGTTCGGGAAATAATACATTGGATCTTTCTCAGGTACAACTCAACTTAAATGTCGATTTGGATATTACCGGTTATCAGTCTGTTTATATGGGAAATGACCGCTATTCAAACTGTATAAAAGTAGCTGTTTCCAATTTTAATATTGTCCGATGTTCGTTGTCTAATTTTGAATTGCATAGAGAAGTTGTGGTCAAAGGACAATCGAATAAACCGAATGTATTTGTTTTAGGTAGGATGTCCCGGGTAAGTGTATACGGAAGAGGCGGAGGAAATACGTATATCTTGAATAAGATCAGTAACCGTAGTGCCGAGTTCCGTCAGATAATTAATCTGTATATCCAGGCACCTGTTTCAGGCAATACGGATGTATCGGTGGAGCGCGTTTATTTTGAAGAGTACAAACTCTCGGATTTGAATAACGTTACTTTTTCATTAACCGGCGGTGTAAATCCGGTATTGACCTTAGAAGGACTCGCCTTGCAACTGATTCACATTGGTGGCTGTAAAGTACATGATAATGCGGTAAGCAATGTGCAGTTTTCTACTCTGGACGGCTTTTCCTTTTACTATGATCATAAGTTGAAAAAAGGTGTCGTGACTCAGGTTGATTATGAGAAATGGAAAGAGTACAATCAAGATCAGGAAGGCATCAATAGTGGACACTGGTACCGCACGCGTTATTTTAACTTCGACTTATTTGAAACGTTGTACAAAAACAAATTTGTTGTGGCCGATCAAGTGGTTTGTATCAATAACATGGGAACGATGTACCTGAAATTAAGTACTAAAAAAGCCATCTTACTGGTCAACTTAAAAACAAAAGTCACCACGATACCTGGTGAATTTAAAGATTTTGCATGGACGATAGCTTTAAATCACAGTGCCGGTACCATCCTAATTCCAAGTTATATGTGTAATCTGCAAAAACCGTTGATTGTTTTTGAAACGCATTCCTTGTCCGGTAATAAAAGCACAATCGATTTTTCTGATTTTGAAAGTACCTATATCTTCTCAGCCCGTAGAGAGCGGAATTCCTTATTAATTCGTATTTTAAACAGAAGCAACTCTAATAAAACCGTAACCCTTTTGTTTAAAGATGTCTATAATCAGGATATCAACCAAACAATTGCGAATAAAAAAATAGTGCTTAAAAGAAGCGATATTGATTTGGTAAAACTTAGTAACTTACAGAAAATTTGTAAAAAGGTTACAAATGAAAATTTTATATTTTGGTTATAG